The Oculatellaceae cyanobacterium DNA window GTAATAGTTTGGCTCATATCTTTTATTTTGTTTGTGTACTGTATGCGATACTCCTGCGGAGTCGCTTTGCGATCGCCTTTTTACGCTTTCTAAAATTGCAACTATCGCATTGCTTGTTTTTTCTCTGCCTTCAAATCACGACTCCCACTAGCCGCTAGTTCTGCATCTAATAGAGTACGACCTGTAGCAGCGAGGTAGACATCATCTAAACTAGGTCGAGATTGAGCAATCCCAAAAATGGGTAAACCTGCATCTTTGAGAGATTGCTGAACCTGCATCAAAGCATCGTTTTGTGCTTTCACAACCAAGTTTAACGAGTTCCCCTGAGCAGTATTAATAATTACTTCTTGCACAAAGGGCAAAGATGAAAGCATATCTTTAGCTTTTTCTGCCTCTTCTGTAGGAGAAAATTCGCGGATGCGGAGAGTAATGCGATCGCCTCCAACTTGATCCTTTAACTCAGATGGCGTACCGTTAGCAATCACTACGCCTTGATCGATTATTGCTACTCGGTTAGCTAAAGCATCAATTTCTTCTAAATAGTGGCTAGTAATTACAACTGTCGTCCCTGCATCACGCAGTTGGCGCAAGAAATTCCAAACTACAACTCTGCTTTCAATATCTAGCCCTACTGTTGGCTCATCTAATACTAAAACATTTGGTTGATGCAACAACCCAGCAGCTAAATCTAGGCGCTTACGTAAGCCACCGGAATACGTACCTGTCTTTTTATCTGCGTATTCCTGCAAGCTTAAGACAGCGAGCATCTCATCAACTCTCTGCTTAGCCACCTTGTTAGGTAGGTGATACAGTGCAGCTTGCAATTCTAAGAGTTCGCGCCCAGTCAGGACTTTATCTAAGGCAACTTCTTGAGCTACATAACCTAACTTTTGCCGTGCAGCCCTGGGATTATCAATTACAGAGATACCAGATACCTCAATTTTGCCTGCATCTGGTTTCGCCAAAGTACACAAACATCTAATTGTGGTAGTTTTACCAGCACCATTGGGGCCAAGTAGACCAAAGATTTCCCCTGGTTCTACCTGAAATGAAACATCCTTAACGGCTTGGACTGAGCCGTAGTGCTTCTGAAGCTGTTGGATTAAAACGGCTGGAGCCATGAGTATTTATATGTCTAAAGGAGTTGATACAAAACTATACAATCTATATTTCTATCTTAGTACGTGAGTAATTACACTGTCGGTACGGAAGACTCTACAGCGCCAGCGAGAGTGAGTTAAGCAGGCTGCGCTATGTACTAAGGCTGTGAGTAATGCGATCGCCAAGAGTAGTTATAGTGCTGATATGTATATTCTTATCCCAAACCTACTGTAAGAATCCGGGTTTGGTTAATAAATACAGTAATCCTTAGCAAGTGGGATTGCACACAAAAAGCGATCGCACGCTCAAAAATATACTTAATTGTTAATTTTTAGGTTCTTAGTTTAAATTTGATACTGCCGACCCTAGTCAACTACAAAAAATAGCTAACTAAATTAAAAGTTAAATTTTCAAGGAAAAAGTAACGCAGTTTTTGTTACCTTAAAAAAATATATTTTCAATTAAATGAGAACACCCCAGGTTGAATTACAGAACTTGTCACTTATTGTTTGGTTTTACCTATTAGGAACTGCTCCCACAGTGGCACAAATTGTTCCCGATGCTACATTACCTATTAATTCTGTCGTGACATCTATTGATTCTACTAAC harbors:
- a CDS encoding ABC transporter ATP-binding protein, which codes for MAPAVLIQQLQKHYGSVQAVKDVSFQVEPGEIFGLLGPNGAGKTTTIRCLCTLAKPDAGKIEVSGISVIDNPRAARQKLGYVAQEVALDKVLTGRELLELQAALYHLPNKVAKQRVDEMLAVLSLQEYADKKTGTYSGGLRKRLDLAAGLLHQPNVLVLDEPTVGLDIESRVVVWNFLRQLRDAGTTVVITSHYLEEIDALANRVAIIDQGVVIANGTPSELKDQVGGDRITLRIREFSPTEEAEKAKDMLSSLPFVQEVIINTAQGNSLNLVVKAQNDALMQVQQSLKDAGLPIFGIAQSRPSLDDVYLAATGRTLLDAELAASGSRDLKAEKKQAMR